The following nucleotide sequence is from Fimbriimonadaceae bacterium.
CTTTGTTTGCGGGTCTCGACCGGGAGCAGTTCCTCATCTGTGGCCTGGATGCGAAGCATGGGCTCATTGGGATCAATGTGGTCTCCACTGGATCGCTGACCTTGGCCATTGTGCATCCACGCGAAGTCTTCAAGCCGCTGATCCTCATGAATGCCGGCGCCTGGATATGCGCGCACAATCACCCCTCCGGCGATAGCACGCCCAGCCCGGAAGATCGTGTGCTGACCAAACGGCTGCGCGAGGCGGCTGATCTGTTCGGCATTCCGCTGCTGGATCATCTTGTTCTCGCCGAGGAGCGCTACTACAGCTTTGCCGACCAGGGCTGGCCCGGCGCTTAGCGCAGGAGCCGCAACACCCAGGCGGCCCCAGCGGCCACCAAGGCGAGCCCGATCGCGGCCGTGCCCCAGGCGACGA
It contains:
- a CDS encoding JAB domain-containing protein encodes the protein MSVDSSLGSSNGVQPLKPVRKYGIPRYRVTLVREGRAIPAAESVHTSEGAAAILRPLFAGLDREQFLICGLDAKHGLIGINVVSTGSLTLAIVHPREVFKPLILMNAGAWICAHNHPSGDSTPSPEDRVLTKRLREAADLFGIPLLDHLVLAEERYYSFADQGWPGA